A stretch of the Halorussus salinus genome encodes the following:
- a CDS encoding ABC transporter ATP-binding protein produces MAAIEIDGVTKRYGDVVAVRDLSFEVEEGEVFGFLGPNGAGKSTTINMLLDFVRPTDGEIRVLGRDVHDESVAVREHLGVLPEGFSVYDRLTGRQHLEFAIESKEADDDPDALLERVGLSGDGDRKAGGYSKGMAQRLVLGMALVGDPDLLVLDEPSTGLDPQGARQMRDIVREEADRGATVFFSSHILGQVESVCDRVGILRDGQLVAEDSIEGLRETTSADTVLRITVGDVPEEALAEVRALDGVSEVEANEDGDRLTVSCENDVKTTVLSTLEDAGVDVVDFETDEASLEDLFMDYTTDQRAVEA; encoded by the coding sequence GTGTTCGGCTTCCTCGGTCCGAACGGCGCGGGCAAGTCCACCACCATCAACATGCTGTTGGACTTCGTGCGCCCGACCGACGGGGAGATTCGAGTCCTCGGCCGCGACGTTCACGACGAGAGCGTCGCGGTCCGGGAACACCTCGGTGTCCTCCCCGAGGGGTTCTCGGTGTACGACCGACTGACCGGCAGACAGCACTTGGAGTTCGCCATCGAGTCCAAGGAGGCCGACGACGACCCCGACGCCCTCTTGGAGCGCGTCGGCCTCTCGGGCGACGGCGACCGGAAGGCCGGTGGCTACTCGAAGGGGATGGCCCAACGCCTCGTCCTCGGGATGGCGCTGGTCGGCGACCCCGACCTCCTCGTCCTCGACGAACCCTCCACCGGACTCGACCCGCAGGGTGCCCGCCAGATGCGCGACATCGTGCGCGAGGAGGCCGACCGCGGCGCGACGGTCTTCTTCTCCAGTCACATCCTCGGACAGGTCGAGTCTGTCTGCGACCGCGTGGGCATCCTCCGGGACGGACAGTTGGTCGCCGAGGACTCCATCGAGGGCCTGCGCGAGACGACCAGCGCCGACACCGTCCTCCGAATCACCGTCGGCGACGTGCCCGAGGAGGCCCTCGCCGAGGTGCGCGCCCTCGACGGCGTCTCGGAGGTCGAGGCGAACGAAGACGGCGACCGCCTCACCGTCTCCTGCGAGAACGACGTGAAGACGACCGTCCTCTCGACGCTGGAAGACGCGGGCGTAGACGTGGTTGACTTCGAGACCGACGAGGCCTCGCTCGAAGACCTGTTCATGGACTACACCACCGACCAACGGGCGGTGGAAGCATGA
- a CDS encoding ABC transporter permease produces MTWQAIARKDFRDAVRSKWLWGLSAIFFGLFVGSAYLIGSNVEPNGNGPITAEVFIPTLGELVVALVVPLVAIVVAYSSVIGERESGALKLLLSLPHSRQDVVAGKATGRSTVLALPILVAMLLAAVVLAIYGVDVGPLKYLAFIGLTLLLGVTFVNLAVGVSAAASTNRRAMLGTVGLYVVLTMLWTQVRRVLLVFNDKLGLGWEQMTLVKYGLFIKFFNPIRAYETLVTRLYTDSVLSARLYGAGRQGQLIAQQLGDVPVYLTDWVVLAQFLLWLLVPVALGYLVFRNSDL; encoded by the coding sequence ATGACGTGGCAGGCCATCGCCCGGAAGGACTTCCGGGACGCGGTGCGCTCGAAGTGGCTCTGGGGACTGTCGGCCATCTTCTTCGGTCTCTTCGTCGGGAGCGCCTACCTCATCGGCTCGAACGTCGAACCGAACGGAAACGGCCCCATCACCGCCGAAGTGTTCATCCCGACGCTCGGGGAACTCGTCGTCGCGCTCGTCGTCCCGCTGGTCGCCATCGTCGTCGCCTACAGTTCCGTCATCGGCGAGCGCGAGTCGGGCGCGCTGAAGCTACTCCTCTCGCTTCCCCACTCCCGGCAGGACGTGGTGGCCGGGAAAGCCACCGGTCGGAGTACCGTCCTCGCGCTCCCGATTCTCGTGGCGATGCTCCTCGCGGCGGTGGTCTTGGCCATCTACGGCGTGGACGTGGGACCGCTGAAGTACCTCGCGTTCATCGGCCTGACGCTTCTCCTCGGGGTCACGTTCGTCAATCTCGCAGTCGGCGTCTCCGCGGCGGCGTCCACGAACCGCCGGGCGATGCTCGGGACGGTCGGTCTCTACGTCGTCCTGACGATGCTCTGGACGCAGGTCCGGCGCGTCCTGCTGGTGTTCAACGACAAACTCGGACTCGGCTGGGAGCAGATGACCCTCGTGAAGTACGGGCTGTTCATCAAGTTCTTCAACCCGATTCGAGCCTACGAGACGCTCGTCACCCGACTCTACACCGACAGCGTGCTGAGCGCGCGACTCTACGGCGCGGGTCGGCAGGGTCAACTCATCGCCCAGCAACTCGGCGACGTGCCCGTCTACCTCACGGATTGGGTCGTGCTGGCCCAGTTCCTGCTGTGGTTGCTCGTCCCGGTCGCACTCGGCTATCTGGTGTTCCGGAACTCGGACCTCTGA